The Amycolatopsis sp. 195334CR genome window below encodes:
- a CDS encoding TIGR02677 family protein, whose protein sequence is MEPSRVPPEMFRFTSGDRAELHVAVLHAFSEANERLETELGLDEVRARLREAGWLDPLPDHDLSTALDQLRDWRLLDVIHNHSDNYRTASEYERRNLQYSLTRRGEAAFAGVVHATTLLTSTGALQTAVLDAISDRLGDLTRELDTGSDRRVFSTLMELEGHLEALRGNTKQFNGELQRLLRADSADTADLATFHEVKASTVAYLEEFLTDLEPRSHTIAARIAEIEEHGVDLLHQRALLGADLPQLTGTDPAPAWLAHRRARWDGLRAWFRPLDGSAPRVEQLHHVARRAIITLLQVLAKITESKRRAGSAVADFRELARWFTVVPAQDDLHRLWATMFGLGSARHAHLAHPDPELINPSSSWYETPPVAVSPLLRSAGKTEQFAQTGRVRDVTALKAARAERALAERAELEAAWDLLDTGGALRLSAFDRLDHALFERLLDLLGRALATGPDTGGTRQGTTSDGRVEILLRPPRDGAIAVLRTNSGAFRGPDYEIEIRAAGQRRPQASGDRA, encoded by the coding sequence ATGGAGCCGAGTCGCGTGCCACCCGAGATGTTCCGCTTCACCAGCGGTGACCGGGCCGAGCTGCACGTCGCGGTCCTGCATGCCTTCAGCGAGGCCAACGAACGCCTGGAGACCGAGCTCGGCCTCGACGAGGTCCGCGCCCGCCTGCGCGAGGCCGGTTGGCTCGACCCCCTCCCCGACCACGACCTGTCCACCGCGCTCGACCAGCTCCGTGACTGGCGCCTGCTCGACGTCATCCACAACCACTCCGACAACTACCGCACGGCCAGCGAGTACGAACGCCGCAACCTGCAGTACTCCCTCACCCGCCGAGGAGAAGCGGCCTTCGCCGGCGTGGTGCACGCGACGACCCTGCTGACCTCGACCGGCGCACTGCAGACCGCCGTGCTCGACGCGATCTCCGACCGCCTCGGCGACCTGACCCGCGAGCTGGACACCGGCTCCGACCGGCGCGTCTTCAGCACGCTGATGGAGCTGGAAGGCCACCTGGAAGCCTTGCGCGGCAACACGAAGCAGTTCAACGGCGAGCTCCAGCGCCTGCTGCGGGCGGACAGCGCGGACACCGCCGACCTCGCCACGTTCCACGAGGTCAAGGCGTCGACCGTGGCCTACCTCGAGGAGTTCCTCACCGACCTGGAACCCCGCAGCCACACCATCGCCGCCCGGATCGCGGAGATCGAGGAACACGGCGTCGACCTCCTGCACCAGCGCGCGCTGCTCGGCGCCGACCTCCCCCAGCTGACCGGCACCGATCCCGCCCCGGCCTGGCTCGCGCACCGGCGTGCTCGCTGGGACGGCCTGCGCGCGTGGTTCCGGCCGCTGGACGGCTCCGCGCCCAGGGTCGAGCAACTGCACCACGTCGCCCGCCGGGCGATCATCACGCTCCTGCAGGTCCTCGCCAAGATCACCGAGTCCAAGCGGCGCGCCGGCAGCGCGGTCGCCGACTTCCGCGAGCTGGCCAGGTGGTTCACCGTGGTCCCCGCGCAGGACGACCTGCACCGCCTGTGGGCCACCATGTTCGGCCTCGGCTCCGCCCGCCACGCGCACCTCGCGCATCCGGATCCGGAGCTGATCAACCCGTCCTCCTCCTGGTACGAGACGCCGCCGGTCGCGGTCTCGCCGTTGCTCCGTTCGGCGGGCAAGACCGAGCAGTTCGCCCAAACCGGCCGGGTCCGCGACGTCACCGCGCTCAAGGCGGCACGGGCCGAACGGGCACTGGCGGAACGCGCCGAGCTCGAAGCCGCCTGGGACCTGCTCGACACCGGTGGCGCGCTCCGGCTCTCCGCCTTCGACCGGCTCGACCACGCGCTGTTCGAACGCCTGCTGGACCTGCTGGGCCGCGCCCTCGCCACCGGGCCCGACACCGGCGGCACCCGGCAGGGCACCACCTCGGACGGCCGGGTCGAGATCCTGCTGCGGCCACCGCGGGACGGCGCGATCGCCGTGCTGCGCACGAACAGCGGCGCGTTCCGCGGTCCCGACTACGAGATCGAGATCCGGGCCGCCGGGCAGCGAAGACCACAAGCGAGCGGAGACCGCGCATGA
- a CDS encoding KGGVGR-motif variant AAA ATPase, whose protein sequence is MSTGTVITFYSYKGGVGRSFTLANVAVLLARWGYRVLTVDWDLEAPGLQHYFAKVLSEEPERGVVDLAHAFLAGQADPQVVPVKVDVEGGKLDLLAAGRVERGRLDGSYTRRMQALNWEELYRKGFADFLEQRRAEWVDQYDFVLIDSRTGVSDIAGICTAQLPDRLVVVFTANDQNLNDVVDVVRRADNARDRLPYDRPRHSVLPVLSRLDNRVEYERAEKWQRRCAEVVGPLFRNWLVKTVPEELMLRHLTVPYVSYWSFGEQLPVLEEQVPKADQISFALETVAAVIARQFDRTDVLADNRDAYVAAARERDREFDLDLLVSSPRRSMRTATELVEELRLLGLRAAWSFSGDPDFLDEVPQPAEHLCLVVDGEPTRWQTTEAESFLRHTLGPGGKERQLFCVLARGTDREKLPGFLRSLQHLDFLPGMRPVKVARELHDLVTAIPATDAGPDQEALESAAAALRGLPSTMPYSGRFTVIREAVRGMATALDDGDLALLLDRSTDLALLTKAHANGAGIAAPPDLLVEVADLLSRIDRRINAFTD, encoded by the coding sequence ATGAGCACCGGGACCGTGATCACGTTCTATTCCTACAAGGGCGGGGTCGGCCGCAGTTTCACCCTGGCCAACGTCGCCGTGCTGCTGGCGCGCTGGGGCTACCGGGTGCTCACCGTCGACTGGGACCTGGAGGCGCCGGGCCTGCAGCACTACTTCGCGAAGGTGCTGTCCGAGGAGCCGGAGCGTGGCGTCGTCGATCTCGCCCACGCGTTCCTCGCCGGGCAGGCGGACCCGCAGGTCGTACCGGTCAAGGTCGATGTCGAGGGCGGCAAGCTCGACCTGCTGGCCGCCGGCCGGGTGGAGCGCGGCAGGCTGGACGGCTCCTACACGCGCCGGATGCAGGCGTTGAACTGGGAAGAGCTGTACCGGAAAGGCTTCGCCGACTTCCTCGAACAGCGCCGTGCGGAATGGGTCGACCAGTACGACTTCGTGCTGATCGACAGCCGGACCGGGGTCTCCGACATCGCTGGTATCTGCACCGCGCAACTGCCGGATCGACTGGTCGTCGTGTTCACCGCCAACGACCAGAACCTGAACGACGTGGTGGACGTGGTCCGGCGCGCGGACAACGCCCGTGACCGGCTGCCGTACGACCGGCCGCGGCACTCCGTGCTTCCCGTGCTCTCCCGGTTGGACAACCGCGTGGAGTACGAGCGCGCGGAGAAGTGGCAGCGCAGGTGCGCTGAGGTAGTCGGTCCGTTGTTCCGGAACTGGCTGGTCAAGACCGTTCCGGAAGAGCTGATGCTGCGGCACCTCACCGTGCCGTACGTTTCCTACTGGAGCTTTGGCGAGCAGCTGCCCGTGCTGGAGGAGCAGGTTCCCAAGGCGGACCAGATCTCGTTCGCGCTGGAGACGGTCGCCGCGGTGATCGCGCGGCAGTTCGACCGCACCGACGTGCTGGCGGACAACCGGGACGCCTACGTGGCCGCCGCCCGCGAGCGCGATCGGGAGTTCGACCTCGACTTGCTGGTGTCCAGCCCGCGGCGGTCGATGCGCACGGCGACAGAGCTGGTCGAGGAGCTGCGGTTGCTCGGTCTGCGGGCCGCCTGGTCGTTCTCCGGAGATCCCGATTTCCTCGACGAGGTGCCGCAGCCGGCTGAGCACCTGTGCCTGGTGGTGGACGGTGAGCCGACTCGCTGGCAGACCACCGAGGCGGAAAGCTTCCTGCGCCACACACTCGGTCCGGGTGGCAAGGAGCGCCAGTTGTTCTGCGTTCTGGCGCGCGGGACCGACCGGGAGAAGCTGCCGGGCTTCCTGCGCAGCCTGCAGCACCTCGACTTCTTGCCGGGGATGCGGCCGGTGAAGGTGGCGCGGGAGCTGCACGACCTCGTCACCGCCATTCCGGCCACCGATGCGGGGCCGGACCAGGAAGCGCTGGAGAGCGCGGCCGCGGCGCTGCGCGGTCTGCCGTCCACGATGCCCTACTCCGGGCGTTTCACCGTGATCCGGGAGGCCGTGCGCGGCATGGCGACCGCATTGGACGACGGTGATCTGGCGCTGCTGCTGGACCGGTCGACGGACCTGGCGCTGCTGACCAAGGCCCACGCGAACGGCGCGGGGATCGCCGCGCCGCCGGACCTGCTCGTCGAGGTGGCCGATCTGCTCTCCCGGATCGATCGACGAATCAACGCGTTCACCGACTGA
- a CDS encoding TIR domain-containing protein, which yields MSGYRWDLFISYARRGSVQKWLLNHFHEKLRDCLANEFQPLRIYVDRGMPRAVHWPSNLQHALLHSKIMIQLLTPPYFDSDWCLAEFRSMRAREELLGLAGAGQSQGLIYPILYGDSENFPPEARERSWVDFKDVAYPDPSYQQSPEYGNLHRKVTVLAGDLGQLIPQVPEWRADFPLIDTPDPVLRPTPPLPRFE from the coding sequence GTGTCCGGCTACAGATGGGATCTGTTCATCAGCTACGCCCGTCGTGGGAGTGTGCAGAAATGGTTGCTCAACCACTTCCACGAGAAACTGCGTGATTGCCTGGCCAACGAGTTCCAGCCGCTGCGGATATACGTCGACCGCGGAATGCCGCGGGCCGTGCACTGGCCGTCCAACCTGCAACACGCCCTGCTGCACAGCAAGATCATGATCCAGCTGCTCACCCCACCCTACTTCGATTCCGACTGGTGCCTGGCGGAGTTCCGCAGTATGCGGGCGCGGGAGGAACTGCTCGGGCTGGCCGGTGCCGGGCAATCGCAGGGGCTGATCTACCCGATCCTGTACGGCGACTCGGAAAACTTCCCGCCGGAAGCGAGAGAGCGTTCGTGGGTGGATTTCAAGGACGTCGCTTATCCGGATCCGTCGTACCAGCAGAGCCCCGAATACGGCAACCTCCACCGGAAGGTCACCGTGCTGGCGGGTGACCTGGGGCAGCTCATCCCCCAGGTGCCCGAATGGCGAGCGGACTTCCCCCTCATCGACACGCCGGACCCCGTGCTCAGGCCCACCCCGCCCCTGCCGAGGTTCGAATGA